Within Rhizobium sp. N324, the genomic segment GCCTTCCCTATGAGATGAATGGCACTTGGTACAAGTCGAGTCGACCGATAGATCTGCGTCCCGGTCTTCCCGCCCCAGATCTCGTCCCTCATCCCTCTATAGTTTGATTCCCCATAGGAGTTCAGTTTTGTCGGTTGCACGAGACGATGATATTCTATTCAGCCATGTCAGTAAAAACCGATCCGCCGCAGCGGTAACGGGTGCCTTCTGGTCGGCGATGAGTACGCTTATTCCGACAGTTCTCACCTTCGCAGTTTTCGTGGTGACGTCTCGCGTTCTCCAACCTCAGGATTTCGGTCTTGTCGCCCTGGCATTCAGTATCGTGTCGTTTGCAGGCAGTTTTGGACCGACCGCATTTGGTGAAGCAATCATACAGCGAGCCGAAATAAGGCGTAGCCATCTCGATACCATATTCCTGCTTTCCCTTGCTTTTTCATTTTTGATCTACGGAGTTTTGTGTATCGCCGCATCGCCGATCGCGGCATATGTCGGGCATAAGGAAGTCACGTCACTTATTTATATAATCGGGCTGAAGGTCTTCTTCGATTTCACGGCCATCGTTCCGAATGCGATCGTCAACAGAAAGATGTCATTCCATCTGGTGGCCGTGCGGACCGTCATAGCCACGATCACTTCTGGTTGCATTTGCCTTGTTTTGGTTCTCGCCGGCTTCGGTTTGTGGGCGCTTGCGATTGCACAGATCGCGGCCACAGCGGCATCATGCGGCGCCGCCTTCTGGGGGGCAGGGTGGGCGCCCGGCCTTCACGTGAAGAGAGCAAGCCTGAACGACCTTCTTCACTATGGCTTTTTTGCTTCCGGCACTCGGTTTTTGCAGACCATGAGCTTGGACAATTTGATCATCGGCGTGCTCCTGAGCCCATCGGCACTCGGTATCTATAACTTTTCGAAGCGCTTGTTTGATATGATCAACAACGTCATCGCGGGGGGCTTAACATCCGTCACGCACGTGTTGCTTTCCTCCTTGCGAAGCGACCCGAAGAAAGTCCGAGAAGCGTTCCTGATGGCAACGTTTGGCTGCTCTCTGGTTTCCTACCCGGTGTTCATTGGCCTTGCCGCAGTTGCCGGCGATGCGATCACCACGATTTTCGGCGCGCATTGGATCGAGGCCGTTTGGCCGGTTCGGTTCTACTGCGTCATCGGATTGATGGCTGGGATCGGCTACGTGCAGGCATCCTTGATCAAGAGTCAGGGGGAGATGGATTGGTGGTTCTACTACCAGTTGGCACGAAATCTTCTCACGCTTGCGACGATCGCAGTTCTTTATCCCTACGGCGTCACAACGATTGTTTTCGCCATCATGATCGAGGTTCTGTTGTTTTGGCCGATCACCAGCTGGAAGGTTTCGCGGCATATTGAACTCAGCGTCGGGGCCTATCTGATGCAATTCCTTCGGCCAAGCCTGGCTTGCGCGGGCATGGTTGCTGTCGTCTTGATCCTGCATGAAGCGCTGATGCATTGGTCGCCTTATCCACGTTTGGCCGTGGAAATCGCTGCAGGTGGGACGGCCTACTGCTGCTTGATATTTGTCCTCTGCAGGGCGCGTTTGAATGTCTTGATCGGCAGCATAAAGCAGGTGCGCCAGCGCAAAACCAATAGGGACGCGATTGTCGACCCTGTCGCCCATCAATCGTGATATGCGGGCTCGAACCGCAGCGACCTGCGCTGCGGTTCGAGCCGTCAGATATGAAGTGTGATAGGATAATCGACAAGATGACCAGTCTCGACCGCGCTTATGCACCACCGGCGATTGACAATGTGGGAGTCTCGATTACCGACCGCAGCCGTTACTATTCTCTCGATGCAATGCGCGGGTTTGCCGCCATTTGCGTTGTGGCTACACATTTCCAAGAGAGATATGCCCCCTCCGCTTATCTGGCCGTCGACTTTTTCTTCGTTCTCAGCGGGTTTATTATCGCGGAGATTTACGGAAAACGGCTTTCGCGCGGTCTGCCATTCCAGTCGTTCATGGCGGCTCGAATCAAACGTCTTTATCCGCTCTATCTGATCGGAATTTTAGTCGGTCTCGCTCAAATCATGCTGCTGACAAGCTGGGGGCTGAGAGGACAAAGTGTCATTGACCTCATGGTGTCAACAGCTGCCAACGGGGCTTTTCTGCCCAGCCCGATGTATTTCCTTCAAGCAAGCCCGATGCAGGGGATGTTTCCAATCAATGGTCCAGCATGGTCGATGTTCTGGGAACTGTTGGTCAACATACTCTTCGCCTTATGGCTTTTTCGGCTCTCCATCCGCGCCCTCTGCCTCGTTGCCTTAGTCTCGGCTGCATTTTTGGTTGTTGTCGGTCTCAAGTACGGAATGTTGAATATCGGTTGGGAATGGCCTTCCGCGGTCGGTGGCCTCCCAAGGGTGATGTTTTCATTTACCGCAGGGGTGGTGATCAGCCGTCTGTTCGGCGGTATGCCCGCCTGGAGGAAGGGATGGACCGCCTTAGTGCCATGCCTGCTTCTGATGATCTGCATCGCAGCACCGGTTCCTTCTGTGCTGCGGCCTTATTACGATTTGATGTTCGCGATGGCCCTGGCGCCGCTCATCGTGATGCTTGGCCTGTTTTTGGAGATGCCGGCAAAATTGGAGGCGTTGGCGACATGGATCGGGTATATTTCCTACCCCGTCTACATTCTGCACCGCGGTATGATCGGCGTTTTCAAGCCGGTTGCCGGCTCGATCGGGGTGAATGGCCCTCTCGCCTTCTTCGTGCTTCTCGGCGCAGTCGTCTGTTTTGCCTATGTGACCGCTCGTCTCCTAGACAAAACGATGGCTAGACGGACCCGCCGGGCTCGATAACATCCCGCCGCGGCGAGCGCGCCATCAGCCTTGCATAGGCGATGGCCGAGAGCATGTTGACGTGGTTGGCCTTGCCCGTGCCGGCAATGTCGAAGGCGGTGCCGTGGTCGACCGAGACGCGGTCGATCGGCAGGCCGAGCGAGACGTTGACCGCCGTCTCGAAGGCGACGAGCTTGATCGGGATGTGGCCCTGGTCGTGATACTGGGCGATGACGAGGTCGAAGGCGCCATTATAGGCGCGGGCGAAGACCGTGTCGGCCGAGATCGGCCCGACAACGTCGATGCCTTTTGCCTGCGCCTGCTCGACGGCGGGTGCCAGGAATTCCGTGTCCTCGGTGCCGAACAGACCGTTTTCGCCGCAATGCGGATTGAGGCCGGCAACAGCGATGCGCGCTTTCTTGCCGAGCCGCAGGAAATGCCGGTGGCCGGCTTCGATGGTGGCGAGAACCCGCTCCGTCCTCGCGCGCTCGATCGCCCCTTTCAGCGAGATATGGGTGGAGACATGGATGGTGTTCAGCCGCTCGGAGGCAAGCAGCATGAAGGAGCTCTTCGAGCCGGTGAGATGGGCGAGGAGCCCGGTATGGCCGTCATGGTGATGGCCGGCAAGGTTCATCGCCTCCTTGTTGATCGGCGCGGTGACGATGACATCGGCTTGCCCTGACATGGCGAGATCGACGGCGCGGGTGATATAACGCACCGAGGCGTCGCCCGCGACCGGGCTGACCTTGCCGATCTCGGGCAGGGCCGCACCGAGCGCGACTTCATCGACGGCGATCCTGTCGTCGCTCGCGGCATCGGCAGGGCCGAATTTCAGTCCGGCGCCGGTGGCGCGGTCGGCGCGCTCCAGCGCTTCGACATTGCCGACGATGACGAAATCGCGGCGCTCTTCTTTGGGTAGAGCCGCCAGGGCCTTGACGATCACTTCCGGGCCGACGCCGGCGGGATCACCAAGCGTCACGGCGACTTTCGCATTCCTGTCCATCGTCAAAATCCCTTCTAGAACGCCGCTGCGTAAATCAAGCGAATATCGGCGCGCGTCAGATCGCGCGGATTGTTGTCGAGCAGGCGGCGGATGGCAAAGGCGTCGTCAGCCATGGCGTCGAGATCGCTTTCCGGCACGCCGAGGGCGGAGAGTTTCATCTCGATGCCGAGTTCGGCGCAGAAAGCGTAAGCCGCATCGAAGACAGATGCGATATTGTCGGAGGTCCGGCGCCCAAGCGCCTCCATCACCGCTTTCGTCTTCTCAGGCGCAGACGGCGTGTTGAAGGCAAGCACATGCGGGAAAATCAGCGCATTCGCCGCACCATGCGCGACATGCCAGCGCGTGCCGAGGGGATAGGCAAGCGCATGGCCGCCGGCGGTGTTGACCGGACCGAGGCAGAAGCCGCCGTAAAGCGAGGCGAGCGACAGGCCGGCGCGCGCTTCGGCGTCGTTGCCGTCCTTGACGGCGCGGGCGAGATATTTACCGACCAGCCGCGTTCCCTCGATCGCATAGATGTCGACCATCGGATGGGCCTTGCGGTTGGTGAAGGCCTCGACGCAATGGGCCATCGCGTCGACGCCGGTGGCGGCCGTCGTGCGCGCCGGCACGGTGAAGGTCAGGCCCGGGTCGATGACGGCGATATCGGCCAGCATGTGCAGGCTTTCCACCGCAAGCTTGGCCATCGTCCTGGGGTCGGTGACGAGCGCGCGGATGCCGGCTTCGCTGCCGGTGCCCGAGGTCGTCGGCACCTGGGCGAGTGCGACCTTGCGCGGCCCATGCACCTTGTTCGGGCCGACGACGTCATGCAAGGTCTGTGCGGAGCCGGCAAGAACGGCGGCAAGTTTTGCCAGGTCCATGGCGCTGCCGCCGCCGAAGCCGACGATCAGCTCGGCGTCGGCGGCGTTTGCCGCCGAGAGCACCTTTTCGAGGTTTGCCGTATCCGGCTCGGGCGTCACTTCGGCAAAGACCGTCACCTCGCCCTTCAATTCCAGCAGGTCGATCCGCGAGGCGTTGAAGGCATCGGAGATGACAAGCGTGCGCCGATAGTCTTTCTCGGCAGCCCATTTGCCGAGCTTTGCCGCCGTGCCGATGCCGAATTCGATCAGATGCGGCCGAACGATCGTGATTGGCGAATCCAAGCTGGCCATGAACCAGTCCTCCTGCGAGATCTTGCGGCGATAGTGTCGCCCATTTATTGTAAAGTTGTAAGATCAATGTCAAGCCGGCATTCCACGGTGTGGAAATTTTTATCGTCCGATATGTGGTCCGTTACGCTTCAAGCTGTCTTGTGCCTGCAATAATATGCATAAATATCAGTATGTTAATTGATTGGTGCCGACGGAAATGCTTGCCGGCCATGAAGGACCGGCGATCATTCCCCGGTCTGCGCGTCTTGTCAATTTCCTGCCGCTTGGCTGGTCCTGCGCCTGCGCCCCAGCATCTTTTCGCGCGCGATTGGATGCAGGTTTACAATCTTCCGGCTGCCGCGTCGCTTACGGCAGCAATTGCGGGGCGAGGCGCACATATTTGATGGCGCGCCGGTAATAGGTGTAGGCGACATGGAGCGTGCCGTCGCCGCCCTGGATGATCGAGGGATAGGAGAATTCACGGTTCAGAGAATCCTTGGAATTGTTGCTGAGGCAGAAGCCGTCGCCGGTATCGAGATCGATGCGATACGCAAAACTCTTGGCCCCATCCCTCGAGATCGCGAGGCTGAGCGGCGCCCGCGGAACACCCCAGATCGCCTTGCGGCCGATATCGGCGACAATGGCGGTTTCTCCTGCTTCGGCACCCTCGATTTCGTCGTAAAGAGATTGGCGGCGCGCATCCGATGTGCTTGCGTTCGCATGGTTGTAAACCATTGCGATTGCTCCATCATTCAGGACAGTGGCCTGGATCGAGGAGTTGTTGTTCGGCAGTTCGGTCGGCTCGGGTACGCTCCAGGTTTCGCCGCCATCGGACGATCGACTGGAAAGAATGTTTTCGGCGAAGCGATTGCGATAGAAGGCGATCATATCGCCGCCGCCGAGCGGCAGGATATTCATGTGCACGGCGCCGATGCTGTCTGCAATATCGCGCATCTGCCAGCTCGCGCCGCCGTCGCGCGAGATCAGCACCGCTGCCGTATCCGCATCGCCGCTCCAGCGCTGGCCGTTAAGACCGACGCAGCGGAAGACCGGCAGCAGCCAATCGCCCCTGCCGTTGACGACGATCTGCTGGCGAACGAAAGTGCCGGGGCTGTCGCAGAGGATGCGGACCGGGCCGAAGCTTCGACCGCCATCGTCCGATATGCGGCATTTGACAACGGAGCCGTCCTGATTGCCCGAGTTCTGCGAGGTATAGAGCAGCCAGGTCTTTCCGTCCGGAGCATTGAAAATCAACGGGTTTTGTTCGGATTTTTCCGGATCGTCGCTCATCTTCTCCGGCTCGGACCAGCGTTCGGAGCCCGGCGTCAACCGCGACATGTAAATCGAAATATCGCCCATGCCTTCCATCGTGCCGCCGAACCAGACGCAGCTCAGCGTGCCATCAGGCAGAAAGGCGAGATTTGCCGCGTGGTTCTGGATGCAGGGGGAGGGCAGATAGGCATCGGCGCGGCCGGCGGCAGAGGGATGGGGGGTAACGATCCCGGTCATCAAAGCGGGCACGGCTTCCGAAGGCAGGCCGGTGAAACTCATGGCGGATCTCCTCAGGGCAGCTTGGCGTAGCTTTCAGCGAGCGCGGCATAATCCGTCTCGCCGAGCGGCATCAGCGGGGCGCGCGTGCGCTTCCAGGCGGGATTGCCGGTCTTCAACCCCACCATTGCCTTGATGGTCGGGATCTGGACGTAGGAATTGGACAGCGTGCGATAGGCGTTGATGCGCGCCTGCGCCGCCTCGACATCGGCGGCGCGCGCCTCGTCATGGACATGGTCGTAGACGGTGCGCAGCGAATCCGCCACCAGATTGGAGGTGGCCGTGATGCAGCCGGCGCCACCGGCCTTCATCAGCGGCAGCAGCAGCGGATCGGCGCCCGCCAGCACCGAAAAACCGGGATGGGCGGCGATGATGGCCTGCATGTTATTGAAATCGCCGGCAGATTCCTTGATCCCGACGACGGTTTCCGGGAAAGCCGCAATCAGCCTGCCGATCAGCGGAATGGAGAGCGGCACGCCCGAGACCTGCGGAATATGATAGAGGATGACCCGCAGACGCGTATCGGCGACCTTTTCCAGCACCTGCGAATAGGCGGCGAAGAGGCCGTCGTCGGAGACGCCCTTGTAGTAGAAGGGCGGCAGCATCACCACCTTGGTGACGCCGAGCGACAATGCGTGCCGGGTCAGTTCGACGGTCTCCGGAATGGCGACGACGCCGGTGCCAGGCAAAAGCCTGTCGGCCGGAATGCCGGCCTTCACAGCCGCTTCCAATATGGCGCGGCGCTCGGCGCCGGAAAAGGAATTGGCTTCGCCAGTCGTGCCGAGCAGGGCCACGCCATGACATCCCTCGGCCAGCAGCTGCCGGCAGTGATCGATGAAAAGCCTGAGGTCCGGCGTATTGTCTGCCGTCAGCGGCGTTGCGGCGGCGCTGAAAACGCCTGTAATCCTGTGGCTCATTCCGCCCTCCTCGGTGCGTCCCGTCTGTTCCGGCTGCACGGGCAATTGTCGTTCGTCTGTCGCGATGGATTGCAAAAAATTTTCCATCGCAACACTTTTGTCAAGAAGACAAAATGCTCTCATCCCGGAAGTAAAAATTATCCATTTGTTATTGCTGTGATATTTTTCGTGCTAAATTTTGCCGCAACAAAAATCGCGATTTTTTGTTGACATATTTACAATAACAAGAGAACGATATGGGACGGATTGTGCTGCGCCTGGCAGGTGCAGGGAGAGCGCTGCCGAATTCACCGTGGGAGGGAATGCCATGTCTTTTGATCAATCTGAGAAAACCAATCTATCGCGTCGCAACGCGCTGAAGCTCGGTCTGGCGGCTGGCGTCGGCCTGACCGTATTCGGGATGAATGCCCGCATCGTGCTGGCCGATGAAGGCCAGGTCCTGAAAGTCGCCCATCCGGCCTTCGACCAGGATTGGTCGCCGCTGCGCGGCGGCGGCAGAACGTTCCGCTGGAATTCGATCTGGTGGGCGGCGCCGATGTATTTCGACAGTCAGGGCAACATCAAGCCTTACGTCTTCACCAGCTGGGAATCGGCCGACAACACGGTGTGGACCTTCAAGATCGATCCCAAGGCCGTCTTCTCCGACGGCAGCAAGATCACCTCGGCCGACGTCAAGGGATCGTGGGAAGTCGCTTCGATGCCGAACACCAAGAGCCAGCGCGCCGACCAGGTGCTGAGCAAGGTCAAGGGTTATGCCGAAATCGCCGCCGGCTCCGGCAACGAGCTGACCGGCGTCGCGACCCCCGACGACGGCACGGTGGTGGTGACGCTCGCCGCCGCCGACCCGATCTTCTTCATGCGCCTGGCAAATCACATCGCGCCGATCACCAAGGCGTCGCAGTCGCGCGGCAGCGACGGCGAGGAGATCATCGACTGGTACAAGCCGGAGAACAAGCCGGTCTTCTGCGGCCCGTTCAAGCTGACAAGCATCGATATCGATGCCGGCAAGATCACATTCGAGCCGAACGAAAACTTCTTCGGGCAGAAGCCGAAGCTTGCCCGCATCGACATCACCTCGATCGAGGACAATGTCACCGCGACATCGCTGATCAAATCCGGTGAGTTCAACGCCCATACCGAGCTCGTCACCTCGACGATCATCCAGGATCTCGGCCCGGAATTCTCGGCCGGCCCGCTGATCCCGACCAGCCAGCACTTCTGGTTCAACATCTCCCGCGCGCCGATGGACGATCCGAAGGTCCGCCAAGCGCTGATCATGGCGGTCGATCGCGACGGGTTGTTCAAGGCGTCCTATCCGGATGGGCCGCACAAGAAGGCCGACCAGATCCTTAACTCGGTTCCCGGCGCCGACAATTCCGGCTTCGAGCCCTTTCCCTATGATCCGGCAGCCGCCAAGAAGTTGCTTGCCGAATCGAGCTATGGCGGGCCCGAACGCCTGCCGAAGCTCCTGTTCGTCGGCATCTCGGCGCCGGCCATCCAGGCCGCCGCCCAATTCATCGCCGAGCAGTGGCGCCAGAATCTCGGCATCACGGCCGTCGACATGAAGCCGCAGCAGGACGCCTATGCCGGTCCGGACCAGAACTCGGTCCAGATCTTCCGCGACGACGTCGGCACCCGCGTTCCCGACGCCGTTTCCTATCTCACGGGCAGCATCGCCTCGACCTCGTCGAACGCGCAGAACAAGCTCGGCGGATACAAGAACGACAAGGTCGACAGCGCCCTTGCCGAAGCGGCGACCAAGGCTGCGGACGATCCGCAGCGCGTTACTCTCGCCCAGGAGGCCCAGAAGGCGTTCCGCGAGGATTGGGCCTTCATTCCATGGTATTCTCAAGCAATGTCGCGCTGGGCCACCAAGGAGGTTAAGGGCATGGAGAAGAACCTCGACTGGCAGATCGCCGAACCCTGGAACATTTCCATCGGCTGATTGGGACTATCGTTTCTGACAATGAGCGCGCGAGGGCCGCAAGGCCTTCGCGCAAGTTCGAGAAGAAGAGATGCGATCTGCCGGGCTTTAGCAAAGGGCGGGAACGCATCATACAACAGGTGGGAGGTAGCCTTGCTGCGCTACGTGCTAACCCGGTTTGCCATCTGGATTCCGTCCGTACTGGTGGTGATGCTGGCGGTCTACGCGCTGGCCTTTTACGGCGCCGGCGACCCGATCAAGCTGATCTTCCTGCGCGCTCCCGGCGATGTCGCCTATAATCCGCAGCGCATCGAAGCCATCCGTGAAAGTGCAGGCCTCAACAGGCCCTTCATCGAGCAATTCGGGCTTTACATCTGGAACCTGCTGCACGGCCAGTTCGGCAATTCGCTGACCTCGGGCCGCGCCGTCTGGGCGATGGTCTCGGCCGCGGCCCCCGTCTCCTTCCAGCTTGCCCTCTGTGCCGTCATCCTGACGACCGTCGTCGCGATCCCGCTCGGCATGATCGCGGCGCTGAACCAGAATTCGCGCCTCGACTATGCCATTCTGGGTTCGGCCCTATTCCTCTGGGCGATTCCGGCCTATGTCGCCGGTCCCTTGCTGATGGTCGGCCTCATCGTGCTCTTGCCGGGTGCGAGTGTGCCCTATGGCTGGGGCGGCATCTTCGATGTCCGCATCCTGTTGCCGCTGCTGGTGCTGTCCTTCCAGCCGATCGCGCTGATCGTGCGCCAGACCCGAGCCGCCGTCATCGAGGTGCTGTCGGAGGATTTCGTCCGCACCGCCCGCGCCAAGGGCGTGCCGGAGATCGTCGTGGCGCTGCGCCATATCCTGCGGCCGGTGCTGACCCCCGTCGTGACCCAGCTCGGTCTCATCATGATCACCATCGTCAACGGCGCCATCTTCGTCGAGCTGGTCTTCGGCCTGCCGGGCCTCGGCCGGCTGACGGTGCAGGCGCTGATCAATTCCGATTATCCCGTCATTCTGGCAATCACGCTGATCGGGTCGTTCCTGGTAATGGTCTCGAACCTTTTGGTCGATGTGCTCTATCCGTTGCTCGATCCCCGCGCCAATGATGCAAGAAGGAGCCGCTGACCATGTCCGCAATCCCTCTTTCCACCCCTGAATCCGTCGAGGAGCAGCCGGTCAGCCTGTGGCGCGACGCCTGGTATCGGTTGAAGCGCAACAAGCTCGCCGTCTTCGGCCTCGTCGTGGTCCTGATTCTCGCCTTCACGGCGATCTTCGGGCCTTACCTCACGCCATACGACTATCTGAGCCAGGATCTTAACGCCCGCAACGCGCTGCCGTCGATGAGCCATCTCTTCGGAACCGACGACCTCGGCCGCGATGTCTTCAGCCGCGTCGTCTTCGGCACGCGGACCGCCTTTCTCGTTGCCGTCATCGTCACCTTCTTCGCCGTGCTGATCGGGCTCACCCTTGGCGCCGTCGCCGGTTTCTTCGGCAATCCTTTCGACCGCGCCATCATGTGGCTGACCGACGTGACGATGTCGGTTCCCAACCTGCTGCTTGTCGTCGTCATCAACGCCTCGCTGAAATCGCCGATCACCCGCTGGATGGAGGCGCGCTACCTCGAGACCCTCAATCCCTTCTACCGCCAGACGATCTGGGTGGATTTCATCCTCGTCTTCGGATCGATGGCGCTGATCTCCTGGCCGCCCTATGCGCGCCTTGTGCGCGCCCAGGTCCTGTCGATCCGCAGCCGGCCCTATATCACCGCGGCCCAGGCGCTCGGCCTGTCGAACTGGGTCATCATCAAGCGTTATGTCGTGCCGAATGCGCTCGGGCCGCTGATCGTCTCGGTCAGCGCGGGTCTCGGCACGGCGATGGTGCTGGAAAGCGCCTTCAGCTTCCTCGGCGTCGGGGTCAATCCGCCGACGCCGAGCTGGGGCAACATGATCTCGGACGGCCTTCGCGTCTGGCAGCATTATCCGCATCTTCTCGCCGCTCCGGCGGCGGTGCTCGGCCTTGCCTCGGTTGCCTTCAGCTTCCTCGGCGATGGCCTCAACGACGCGCTCAATCCGCGGGGCAGCAAATGATGGACACGCAAAACAGAGAACGTCTGCTCGATGTCAGGAACCTCACCGTCGAGATCGACGGCCGCAACGGTCCGGCCGTCGTCGTCGACGGCATCGACCTCCATGTCGACAAGGGCGAGACGCTCGGCGTCGTCGGCGAATCCGGCTGCGGCAAGAGCCTCACCATGCTGAGCCTGATGCGGCTTCTGCCGAACAAGATCAAGGTCGCCAAGGGAACGGCCACCTTCGCCGGCCGCGACCTGCAGACGATGTCGAATGGCGAGCTGCGCAAGGTGCGCGGCGGCGATATCGGCTTCGTCTTCCAGGATCCGATGACCTCGCTCAATCCTGTCATGCGCGTCGGCGACCAGATCTGCGAGCCGCTGATCTATCATCGAAAAATGAAAAAGGCGGAGGCCCGCGCCCGCGCCGTCGAACTTCTGCGCCTCGTCGGCATTCCCGGTCCCGAAGAGCGGCTGCAGGCCTTTCCGCACGAGCTCTCCGGCGGCATGCGCCAGCGCGTGATGATCGCCATTGGGCTTGCCTGCAATCCCAAGCTCCTGATCGCCGACGAGCCGACCACGGCGCTCGACGTCACCATCCAGGCCCAGATCGTCGACCTGGTGAAGGATCTGCGCGCCAAGCTCGGCATGTCCGTCGTCTGGATCACCCATGATCTGGCGCTGATCGCCGGCCTCGTCGACCGCGTCGCCGTGCTTTACGCCGGCACCGTCGTCGAGGACGCGCCGGTCGACGAACTCTATGCCCGCCCGAGCCATCCCTATACGCGCGGCCTGCTTTCCTCGATCCC encodes:
- a CDS encoding ABC transporter ATP-binding protein; translated protein: MMDTQNRERLLDVRNLTVEIDGRNGPAVVVDGIDLHVDKGETLGVVGESGCGKSLTMLSLMRLLPNKIKVAKGTATFAGRDLQTMSNGELRKVRGGDIGFVFQDPMTSLNPVMRVGDQICEPLIYHRKMKKAEARARAVELLRLVGIPGPEERLQAFPHELSGGMRQRVMIAIGLACNPKLLIADEPTTALDVTIQAQIVDLVKDLRAKLGMSVVWITHDLALIAGLVDRVAVLYAGTVVEDAPVDELYARPSHPYTRGLLSSIPKLSDPPASRLSSIGGTPPEPGRRPKGCPFAPRCPLVEAICHERVPRLEPLSGSSNHRAACFVVQRMQEAA
- a CDS encoding ABC transporter permease: MSAIPLSTPESVEEQPVSLWRDAWYRLKRNKLAVFGLVVVLILAFTAIFGPYLTPYDYLSQDLNARNALPSMSHLFGTDDLGRDVFSRVVFGTRTAFLVAVIVTFFAVLIGLTLGAVAGFFGNPFDRAIMWLTDVTMSVPNLLLVVVINASLKSPITRWMEARYLETLNPFYRQTIWVDFILVFGSMALISWPPYARLVRAQVLSIRSRPYITAAQALGLSNWVIIKRYVVPNALGPLIVSVSAGLGTAMVLESAFSFLGVGVNPPTPSWGNMISDGLRVWQHYPHLLAAPAAVLGLASVAFSFLGDGLNDALNPRGSK